In Nicotiana tabacum cultivar K326 chromosome 17, ASM71507v2, whole genome shotgun sequence, one DNA window encodes the following:
- the LOC107825040 gene encoding uncharacterized protein LOC107825040 isoform X1: MWSTFISFTRLLQEPSMEQSAFGSSRKPDEAEFNLREWALKAKLSREKTNSRRYSASYIGSFRENAKSFRSNVTISSTASSPGYTLREEIDPSKYSFTTALKALQAKTLYNWEYMSPDGLALNSKWNEAEKYICNPLSGEVPLECLSTKTLNERSFRQTNSRITISAPLIYPCQIQSTGQFPTKYPAKPSFPTQDVENQIPSKVLEKKDVSITRDMGTQSIPAYNYVSSNSPSPVPTPSIEEMSIKQSEAADSSPMTTPELKSEEEVKVKETGSGEEETKRNEEQLLQGQKKKVKQMCSRQLGGCLSWKSLWLRRKRRQREKHKSRSNNIFLCHINACYKE, translated from the exons ATGTGGTCCACTTTTATCTCATTTACTAGGTTGCTACAGG AACCTAGCATGGAACAGTCAGCTTTTGGAAGTTCAAGAAAGCCAGATGAAGCAGAGTTCAATTTGAGAGAATGGGCTCTTAAGGCTAAACTTAGCAGAGAAAAAACTAATTCAAGAAGGTACTCAGCATCTTATATTGGAAGTTTCAGAGAAAATGCAAAATCTTTTAGATCAAATGTCACAATTTCAAGCACTGCTTCTTCTCCTGGCTACACTTTAAGAG AGGAAATTGATCCATCAAAATATTCTTTTACCACTGCCCTGAAAG CATTACAGGCAAAAACATTATATAATTGGGAATACATGTCACCAGATGGCTTGGCTCTCAATTCAAAATGGAATGAAGCTGAGAAATACATATGCAATCCATTGTCAGGGGAAGTTCCTTTGGAGTGTTTATCTACAAAAACACTGAATGAAAGATCATTTCGCCAAACAAATAGCAGAATTACTATCTCAGCACCTCTCATTTATCCTTGTCAGATTCAGAGTACAGGACAATTTCCAACAAAATACCCTGCAAAGCCTTCTTTCCCTACACAAGATGTTGAAAACCAAATCCCAAGCAAAG TTTTAGAGAAGAAAGATGTTAGCATAACAAGAGATATGGGAACACAAAGCATACCAGCTTATAATTATGTCAGTTCTAATAGTCCAAGTCCAGTTCCAACTCCATCAATTGAAGAAATGTCTATAAAGCAAAGTGAAGCAGCTGATTCCTCACCTATGACTACTCCAGAACTAAAATCTGAGGAAGAG GTGAAAGTGAAAGAAACAGGATCAGGGGAAGAAGAAACGaaaagaaatgaggagcagttGCTGCAGGGACAGAAAAAGAAAGTGAAGCAGATGTGCAGTAGGCAATTAGGTGGGTGCTTGTCTTGGAAGAGTTTGTggttgagaagaaaaagaaggcaGAGAGAGAAGCATAAATCAAGAAGTAACAATATTTTTCTTTGCCATATTAATGCATGCTATAAAGAATAA
- the LOC107825040 gene encoding uncharacterized protein LOC107825040 isoform X2, whose translation MWSTFISFTRLLQEPSMEQSAFGSSRKPDEAEFNLREWALKAKLSREKTNSRRYSASYIGSFRENAKSFRSNVTISSTASSPGYTLREEIDPSKYSFTTALKDGLALNSKWNEAEKYICNPLSGEVPLECLSTKTLNERSFRQTNSRITISAPLIYPCQIQSTGQFPTKYPAKPSFPTQDVENQIPSKVLEKKDVSITRDMGTQSIPAYNYVSSNSPSPVPTPSIEEMSIKQSEAADSSPMTTPELKSEEEVKVKETGSGEEETKRNEEQLLQGQKKKVKQMCSRQLGGCLSWKSLWLRRKRRQREKHKSRSNNIFLCHINACYKE comes from the exons ATGTGGTCCACTTTTATCTCATTTACTAGGTTGCTACAGG AACCTAGCATGGAACAGTCAGCTTTTGGAAGTTCAAGAAAGCCAGATGAAGCAGAGTTCAATTTGAGAGAATGGGCTCTTAAGGCTAAACTTAGCAGAGAAAAAACTAATTCAAGAAGGTACTCAGCATCTTATATTGGAAGTTTCAGAGAAAATGCAAAATCTTTTAGATCAAATGTCACAATTTCAAGCACTGCTTCTTCTCCTGGCTACACTTTAAGAG AGGAAATTGATCCATCAAAATATTCTTTTACCACTGCCCTGAAAG ATGGCTTGGCTCTCAATTCAAAATGGAATGAAGCTGAGAAATACATATGCAATCCATTGTCAGGGGAAGTTCCTTTGGAGTGTTTATCTACAAAAACACTGAATGAAAGATCATTTCGCCAAACAAATAGCAGAATTACTATCTCAGCACCTCTCATTTATCCTTGTCAGATTCAGAGTACAGGACAATTTCCAACAAAATACCCTGCAAAGCCTTCTTTCCCTACACAAGATGTTGAAAACCAAATCCCAAGCAAAG TTTTAGAGAAGAAAGATGTTAGCATAACAAGAGATATGGGAACACAAAGCATACCAGCTTATAATTATGTCAGTTCTAATAGTCCAAGTCCAGTTCCAACTCCATCAATTGAAGAAATGTCTATAAAGCAAAGTGAAGCAGCTGATTCCTCACCTATGACTACTCCAGAACTAAAATCTGAGGAAGAG GTGAAAGTGAAAGAAACAGGATCAGGGGAAGAAGAAACGaaaagaaatgaggagcagttGCTGCAGGGACAGAAAAAGAAAGTGAAGCAGATGTGCAGTAGGCAATTAGGTGGGTGCTTGTCTTGGAAGAGTTTGTggttgagaagaaaaagaaggcaGAGAGAGAAGCATAAATCAAGAAGTAACAATATTTTTCTTTGCCATATTAATGCATGCTATAAAGAATAA